In Geminicoccaceae bacterium, a single window of DNA contains:
- a CDS encoding Gfo/Idh/MocA family oxidoreductase has translation MEKLRFGILSTARIGWDKVVPPMMKGRRTEVTAVASRDIERARKMAGELGIAKTYGSYEELLADPDIDAIYNPLPNHLHVPWTIKAAEAGKHVLCEKPIGITRAGAEPLLAAAKDKGVIIQEAFMVLTHPQWLRAREIVAGGEIGELRAIQGILSYYNDDPDNIRNKADIGGGGMLDIGCYPTVTSRFVTGREPERVFAFMDSDPGFGTDRLGSVILKFSDADGFPVQASFLYSTQLTPFQQMTFFGTRGRLEVEIPFNAIPGQPARLYLDDGSNAPGTSRKAIEIGACDQYGVAGDAFAAAVLDGTPQPVPLEFTMANMAVIEAAFRSASSGEWEKP, from the coding sequence ATGGAAAAGTTGCGCTTTGGCATCCTGAGCACGGCGAGGATCGGCTGGGACAAGGTCGTGCCGCCGATGATGAAGGGCCGGCGGACGGAAGTGACCGCGGTGGCCTCGCGCGATATCGAACGGGCACGCAAGATGGCCGGCGAACTCGGCATCGCGAAGACCTACGGTTCCTACGAGGAGCTGCTGGCCGATCCCGACATCGACGCCATCTACAATCCGCTGCCCAACCACCTGCATGTTCCCTGGACGATCAAGGCGGCCGAGGCGGGCAAGCACGTGCTGTGCGAGAAGCCCATCGGCATCACCCGTGCCGGGGCCGAGCCGCTGCTGGCCGCGGCGAAGGACAAGGGCGTGATCATCCAGGAAGCCTTCATGGTCCTGACCCACCCGCAATGGCTCAGGGCGCGCGAGATCGTCGCGGGCGGCGAAATCGGCGAGTTGCGGGCGATCCAGGGAATATTATCCTATTACAATGATGATCCCGACAATATCCGCAACAAGGCCGACATCGGCGGGGGCGGCATGCTCGACATCGGCTGCTACCCTACCGTCACCTCGCGCTTCGTCACCGGCCGCGAGCCGGAACGCGTGTTTGCCTTCATGGACAGCGATCCGGGGTTCGGGACTGACAGGCTCGGATCGGTCATCCTGAAATTTTCCGATGCGGATGGCTTTCCCGTTCAGGCAAGCTTCCTCTACTCGACGCAGCTCACGCCCTTCCAGCAGATGACCTTCTTCGGCACCAGGGGCCGGCTTGAGGTCGAGATCCCGTTCAACGCCATACCCGGCCAGCCAGCCCGGCTCTATCTGGACGACGGCAGCAACGCACCCGGCACCAGCCGCAAGGCCATCGAGATCGGGGCCTGCGACCAGTATGGCGTGGCGGGCGATGCATTCGCCGCAGCCGTGCTCGACGGCACGCCGCAGCCGGTGCCGCTGGAGTTCACCATGGCCAACATGGCGGTGATCGAGGCGGCCTTCCGCTCGGCGTCAAGCGGCGAATGGGAGAAACCCTGA
- a CDS encoding LarC family nickel insertion protein, which produces MTRSARLDLLGGIAGDMFAAAMLSALPDLERPLREEMRVLEAIGLSAFRLERRHDGVFDALHLDLDGPSRHEHRNWSDIRQLLNTLDIERPVRDRALAMFTLIAEAEAKVHARPLDDVHFHEVGAWDSIADILMAAWLIEHSGVTAWSCGPVPLGGGQVRTRHGPMPVPAPATTLLLEGFELVDDGVPGERVTPTGAAILRHLCQPGGKARGRIVAQGAGRGTMELPGRANILRILLMDTADVDSTRREQLREIAFEIDDQSGEDLALALDRLRGLDGVRDALQIPAFGKKGRMTVAVRLLVEPRYCEKVAQACFRETTTLGLRMAEVERLVLPREQHGDVKLARRPDGEISGKAEADSLTAGSAFARSRERFGKVERAIARNDGERDRP; this is translated from the coding sequence GTGACGAGATCGGCGAGGCTCGACCTGCTGGGGGGAATTGCCGGCGACATGTTCGCGGCCGCCATGCTCTCGGCCCTGCCCGATCTCGAACGCCCGTTGCGCGAGGAGATGCGGGTGCTCGAAGCGATCGGGCTTTCGGCCTTCCGCCTCGAACGGCGGCATGACGGCGTGTTCGACGCGCTGCATCTCGACCTCGACGGCCCGAGCCGCCATGAGCATCGCAACTGGAGCGATATTCGCCAGTTGTTGAACACACTGGACATCGAGCGGCCCGTGCGCGATCGGGCGCTGGCCATGTTCACGCTGATCGCCGAGGCCGAGGCGAAGGTCCATGCCCGGCCGCTGGATGACGTTCACTTCCATGAGGTGGGCGCATGGGATTCGATTGCCGACATCCTCATGGCGGCATGGCTGATCGAACACTCGGGCGTGACGGCGTGGAGCTGCGGTCCGGTCCCGCTGGGCGGCGGCCAGGTGCGCACCCGCCACGGCCCGATGCCTGTCCCCGCACCGGCGACCACGCTCCTTCTCGAAGGCTTCGAGCTTGTTGACGACGGCGTGCCGGGCGAACGGGTCACGCCCACGGGTGCCGCAATCCTGCGCCACCTGTGCCAGCCCGGCGGAAAGGCCCGGGGCCGCATCGTCGCCCAGGGTGCCGGACGCGGGACGATGGAGCTGCCCGGCCGGGCCAATATCCTGCGCATCCTCCTCATGGACACGGCCGACGTCGATTCCACCCGCCGTGAACAGCTCCGCGAGATCGCCTTCGAGATCGATGACCAGAGTGGTGAAGACCTGGCCCTTGCCCTCGACCGGCTGCGCGGGCTCGATGGCGTGCGCGACGCGTTGCAGATACCGGCATTCGGCAAGAAGGGGCGCATGACCGTCGCCGTGCGACTGCTGGTCGAGCCCCGCTATTGCGAGAAGGTCGCGCAGGCGTGCTTTCGCGAAACCACGACGCTCGGCCTGCGCATGGCCGAGGTGGAGCGGCTGGTGCTGCCGCGCGAACAGCATGGCGACGTGAAGCTGGCTCGTCGCCCGGACGGCGAGATCAGCGGCAAGGCCGAAGCGGATTCGCTTACAGCCGGGAGCGCCTTCGCCCGATCCCGCGAACGTTTCGGGAAGGTCGAACGGGCGATTGCCCGCAACGACGGCGAACGGGACAGGCCATGA